The proteins below come from a single Cololabis saira isolate AMF1-May2022 chromosome 2, fColSai1.1, whole genome shotgun sequence genomic window:
- the LOC133464429 gene encoding tubulin beta-4 chain-like: MREILHLQAGQCGNQIGAKFWEVISDEHGIDPTGSYHGDSDLQLDRINVYYNEASGGKYVPRAVLVDLEPGTMDSVRSGPFGQIFRPDNFIFGQSGAGNNWAKGHYTEGAELVDSVLDVVRKEAESCDCLQGFQLTHSLGGGTGSGMGTLLISKIREEYPDRIMNTFSVMPSPKVSDTVVEPYNATLSVHQLVENTDETYCIDNEALYDICFRTLKLTTPTYGDLNHLVSSTMSGVTTCLRFPGQLNADLRKLAVNMVPFPRLHFFMPGFAPLTSRASQQYRSLTVPELTQQMFDSKNMMAACDPRHGRYLTVAAIFRGRMSMKEVDEQMLNVQNKNSSYFVEWIPNNVKTAVCDIPPRGLKMAATFIGNSTAIQELFKRISEQFTAMFRRKAFLHWYTGEGMDEMEFTEAESNMNDLVSEYQQYQDATAEEEGEFDEGEEDEDLA, from the exons ATGAGGGAAATCTTGCATCTTCAGGCCGGCCAGtgcggcaaccagatcggggccaaa TTTTGGGAGGTGATCAGTGATGAGCATGGCATTGACCCAACTGGATCCTACCATGGGGATAGTGACCTGCAACTGGACAGGATCAATGTTTACTACAATGAAGCTTCAG GTGGTAAATACGTCCCCCGTGCTGTGCTCGTGGATCTGGAGCCCGGCACCATGGACTCCGTGAGATCTGGACCTTTTGGCCAAATCTTCAGGCCGGACAACTTTATCTTTG GCCAAAGTGGTGCTGGTAACAACTGGGCCAAGGGTCACTACACCGAGGGAGCGGAGCTGGTGGACTCTGTGCTGGACGTGGTGAGGAAGGAGGCTGAGAGCTGCGACTGCCTGCAGGGCTTCCAGCTCACACATTCCCTGGGCGGCGGCACCGGCTCCGGTATGGGCACCCTGCTCATCAGCAAGATCCGGGAGGAATACCCCGACCGCATCATGAACACCTTCAGTGTGATGCCGTCCCCTAAAGTGTCTGACACCGTAGTTGAGCCCTACAACGCTACACTTTCAGTCCATCAGCTGGTAGAAAACACAGATGAGACCTATTGTATTGATAACGAGGCGCTGTATGATATCTGTTTCCGTACTCTGAAACTCACCACCCCAACGTACGGCGACCTCAATCATTTAGTCTCCTCTACCATGAGTGGCGTCACGACCTGCCTCCGGTTCCCCGGGCAGCTCAACGCTGACCTGCGCAAGCTGGCGGTGAACATGGTGCCATTCCCTCGTCTGCACTTCTTCATGCCGGGCTTTGCTCCCCTCACGAGTCGGGCTAGCCAGCAGTACAGATCTCTGACGGTGCCAGAGCTCACGCAGCAGATGTTTGACTCCAAAAACATGATGGCAGCCTGTGACCCGCGTCACGGCCGCTACCTGACGGTGGCCGCCATCTTCCGCGGCCGCATgtccatgaaggaggtagatgaGCAGATGCTTAACGTGCAGAACAAGAATAGCAGTTACTTTGTTGAGTGGATCCCCAACAATGTCAAGACGGCTGTCTGTGACATTCCCCCCAGAGGCCttaagatggccgccaccttcaTTGGCAACAGCACGGCCATTCAAGAGCTGTTCAAGCGCATCTCTGAGCAGTTCACGGCCATGTTCAGGCGCAAAGCTTTCCTCCACTGGTACACCGGGGAGGGCATGGATGAGATGGAGTTCACTGAGGCTGAGAGCAACATGAATGACCTGGTGTCAGAATACCAGCAGTACCAGGATGCCACTGCTGAGGAAGAGGGAGAGTTTGATGAgggagaggaggacgaggattTGGCCTAA